Part of the Trichoderma asperellum chromosome 1, complete sequence genome is shown below.
CAATTCGGAGGCTTGCGCCGTCAGGTTTGCATGGCCAAACTTGTCAGGAACATGACTGTACCCGTTCATTTTCTTAAAGTACAAGTATCCGTCATCTGGCTCTGCGGTCATTATATTCGCCGGACCAGTTGTACGTGCCAGAGCATTCACTGCGTCCTTCATGTCATCCGAGGGTAGATTTATAACGCACTGCTTGGTGCGGCGAAGATTAATTGTTGTTTGAGAGGCTATTCCCAGTCCAAGCATGCAGCGGTTGCCGAGCCACCACGCAGAGGACATTGGGCAAATATTAAAGGTTCCATTCTCGTTTTCCGTTGTGATCAATGCGACTACCGTTCCCCAGTAGAAGATCGAGGGAGAAATAGTCTGATGCATTCTGCAGGCGGTGCCAATTAAGGATAGTATGAGTTTGTATGAGGTGGACAGATTGAAGAATGAACACGCTAGTATGCAATTGAGTGATTCTGGATTGCTGTTGTCAGAGGCTCAAGTGCTAcactatatatatgtgtgtgtatgaGTCGCCTCGCATGTCTCCCTGGTCCTATTTTCACAATTACTGATCCATATCCCTATTACTGATGCTTGCCATCAATATGACCAATTATAAGGTCTGATTGCAGTTCCACTGTCTCCAGTATCTATCCCGAGTTTCTAGGTAGCAAGAACTGCAGGTCATTCTCAGTCTTGCTGTCACATCGGCCAATCAACTGTGACTGCGGGCTCCATTGGAGTGCAAGTGTTTCGGCTATGTGAATTTGCTAGCAAGTCAATTACTATTGTTATGGCCAGTTGTGTCCTCTTAcagactattataaaatcaATTTCTGAGCCATGTTACATGTAGGTTAGTAGAAACATGTACACAGCTGGTTACGATGTACACATACAAATTACAATAGTCCGTGCAGAAAGAGATTCTAAACTAATAACGTCAGACACTTATTTCTACACTCAAGAGGCGAAATGATGGTCGTGAATTTCGTTAATTGGCGGCCATAGTAGAGTATCATCTTATGGCTGTGCACTGGTATCACGATATGTACCTTTAACATGCCCCATACTGCCATTgtactttttctcttttatttttactctCTCTTACTACGGATTACTGTACTCTGCAGCACCATAAGGGTACTTGCTATAAATCCTATAAAATTTACCCCACAGGTACCATATGCAGACAGCTGCCAACTCTTATCGCGTGACGCCGGTCAATGCTTTTTCATCATTGGCTTCAGGGACAAATAAATACTCCCTCTTCCGTATATTCATAGCAAATTCCGTCACCATATTGAACCATGTTTTTCTAACGTTATGCTCCAATTCATGTCAT
Proteins encoded:
- a CDS encoding uncharacterized protein (EggNog:ENOG41), which translates into the protein MHQTISPSIFYWGTVVALITTENENGTFNICPMSSAWWLGNRCMLGLGIASQTTINLRRTKQCVINLPSDDMKDAVNALARTTGPANIMTAEPDDGYLYFKKMNGYSHVPDKFGHANLTAQASELVRPARIAECPAQMEAQLVGVYEMCQDSDTKGFMALEVKVLRTHVDDSIRMKGHKNRIDPDLWRPMIMSF